In Myxococcus guangdongensis, one genomic interval encodes:
- a CDS encoding inorganic diphosphatase encodes MTTDLSRLPTRGPQGAFHVVVESPRGSTVKLKYDTALSAFSLSRPLTRGLRYPFDWGFIPSTLGPDGDPLDAMVLWDDSTWPGVVLPCRALGVLLVDQKKKDGKPGERERNDRILAIPTQAPRAEQLRTYQDISHRERDELAHFFLTVVHFADKDARVLGWEGPEAAEQMIRTYPAKKG; translated from the coding sequence CGGGCCCCAGGGCGCCTTCCACGTCGTCGTCGAGTCGCCTCGCGGCTCGACGGTGAAGCTCAAGTACGACACCGCGCTCTCGGCCTTCTCGCTCTCGCGCCCCCTCACCCGGGGACTGCGCTACCCCTTCGACTGGGGCTTCATCCCCTCCACCCTCGGCCCGGACGGAGATCCGCTCGACGCCATGGTCCTGTGGGACGACTCCACCTGGCCCGGCGTCGTGCTGCCCTGCCGCGCCCTCGGCGTCCTCCTGGTCGACCAGAAGAAGAAGGACGGCAAGCCCGGTGAGCGCGAGCGCAATGACCGCATCCTCGCCATCCCCACCCAGGCGCCTCGCGCCGAACAGCTGCGCACCTACCAGGACATCTCCCACCGCGAGCGCGACGAGCTGGCGCACTTCTTCCTCACCGTCGTGCACTTCGCCGACAAGGACGCCCGAGTCCTCGGCTGGGAAGGCCCCGAGGCCGCCGAGCAGATGATTCGCACCTACCCCGCGAAGAAAGGCTGA
- a CDS encoding CHAD domain-containing protein, which yields MAQPTPIRGLGPDSELGQAARRILAGRLADVRKPESKLNGTIDDDAVHDMRVATRRLRAALQVFRPLGGLTKLEHEVKRLQDALGDVRDLHVQALWLEDVAKKARREKPQTRKGIAALGKAQLSGLAPKEKRLRSELKRWAARTLPRMLRKVDGLEDDHRFGGRRVKEPLHWRVRRVHKRMKVYMDAPDAVSAHVLRKELKKLRYELEIFQPAFRRTLGALTEMLVPLQEGLGELHDADVRLEVFERLAAGGKPQERKAARALLPLIREGRAKRSAEIARELQRWHAEDIPKRLLQVLS from the coding sequence ATGGCTCAACCCACGCCCATCCGAGGCCTCGGCCCCGACAGCGAACTGGGACAGGCCGCGCGCCGCATCCTCGCCGGACGGCTCGCCGATGTCCGCAAGCCGGAGTCCAAGCTCAACGGCACCATCGACGACGACGCCGTCCACGACATGCGCGTCGCCACCCGCAGGCTCCGCGCCGCGCTCCAGGTGTTCCGCCCCCTGGGTGGACTCACCAAGCTGGAGCACGAGGTGAAGCGCCTCCAGGACGCGCTCGGCGACGTGCGGGACCTCCACGTCCAGGCCCTGTGGCTGGAGGACGTCGCGAAGAAGGCGCGCCGGGAGAAGCCGCAGACGCGCAAGGGCATCGCCGCGCTGGGCAAGGCCCAGCTGTCCGGACTGGCGCCGAAGGAGAAGCGACTGCGCTCGGAGTTGAAGCGCTGGGCGGCTCGCACCCTGCCTCGCATGCTGCGCAAAGTGGATGGCCTGGAGGATGACCACCGCTTCGGCGGGCGCCGCGTGAAGGAGCCCCTGCACTGGCGCGTGCGCCGCGTGCACAAGCGGATGAAGGTCTACATGGACGCGCCCGACGCCGTCTCCGCCCATGTGCTGCGCAAGGAATTGAAGAAGCTGCGCTACGAGCTCGAAATCTTCCAGCCCGCCTTCCGACGGACCCTCGGCGCGCTGACCGAGATGCTCGTCCCGCTCCAGGAAGGACTCGGCGAGCTGCACGACGCGGACGTCCGGCTGGAGGTCTTCGAGCGGCTCGCCGCGGGCGGCAAGCCCCAGGAGCGCAAGGCGGCCCGCGCCCTGCTCCCCCTCATCCGCGAGGGCCGCGCGAAGCGCTCCGCCGAGATTGCCCGCGAGCTCCAGCGCTGGCACGCCGAGGACATCCCCAAGCGGCTGCTCCAGGTCCTCTCGTAG
- a CDS encoding DUF4142 domain-containing protein yields MHGVRGWMGALLAGVVVVMGCMSESSESQVPGLSVRTVELTDAQILRAMQVANENEIAFGALGQSRATTASVRAFSVKMVTEHTVAREELGMVAVDQELRPADSELSSMLMAEAQHMMAELDSLEGTRLDLALMDVQLALHARTAMLVDSLLLPQSSNVALSQLLTAQRKAVQGHLEEALSIQKAVFDAPAP; encoded by the coding sequence ATGCACGGGGTGAGAGGGTGGATGGGCGCGCTGCTGGCGGGCGTGGTGGTGGTGATGGGCTGCATGAGTGAGTCGAGCGAGAGCCAGGTGCCGGGGCTCAGCGTGCGGACGGTGGAGCTCACGGACGCGCAAATCCTCCGGGCGATGCAGGTCGCGAACGAGAACGAGATTGCCTTCGGGGCGCTCGGGCAGTCCCGCGCGACGACCGCGTCGGTGCGAGCCTTCAGCGTGAAGATGGTCACCGAGCACACCGTGGCGCGCGAGGAGCTGGGCATGGTGGCCGTGGACCAGGAGCTCCGGCCCGCGGACAGCGAGCTGTCCTCCATGCTCATGGCGGAGGCCCAGCACATGATGGCGGAGCTGGACTCGCTGGAGGGGACGCGCTTGGACCTGGCGTTGATGGACGTGCAGCTCGCGCTCCATGCGCGCACGGCCATGCTGGTGGACTCCCTGCTGTTGCCCCAGTCGAGCAACGTGGCCTTGAGCCAGTTGCTCACGGCGCAGCGCAAGGCGGTGCAGGGGCATCTGGAGGAGGCCCTGTCCATCCAGAAGGCCGTCTTCGACGCCCCTGCGCCCTGA
- a CDS encoding tenascin-X yields MKQRLVVILGALGLGVVMGCGGAVEQAPEPTASEAASLWDDPQEPALCKQDGECGSGEDWVTCPADCEPPPDTCGDGACLGAETHQSCPADCDAPGDGCGDGYCIGTETHQSCPLDCDG; encoded by the coding sequence ATGAAGCAGCGTCTCGTCGTCATCCTGGGAGCACTGGGGTTGGGCGTGGTGATGGGCTGTGGTGGAGCCGTCGAGCAAGCCCCCGAGCCGACCGCCAGCGAGGCCGCGTCCCTGTGGGACGACCCGCAAGAACCCGCGCTCTGCAAGCAGGATGGGGAGTGCGGCTCCGGTGAGGACTGGGTGACATGCCCGGCGGACTGCGAGCCTCCACCGGACACGTGTGGGGACGGCGCTTGCCTCGGCGCGGAGACGCACCAGAGCTGCCCGGCGGACTGCGACGCTCCGGGTGACGGGTGTGGCGACGGCTATTGCATCGGCACGGAGACGCACCAGAGCTGTCCGTTGGACTGCGACGGCTGA